One window from the genome of Streptomyces sp. NBC_00287 encodes:
- a CDS encoding ABC transporter permease → MTAVTLKSAPLGVRSRRGTVLRVLPALLLTALALAGPWLAPEAIDAPVTAPYAEPGGDAPLGGDQLGRDVLSRVLAGGRELVVTSLLVALLVTVTAALLGAVSALRPAVGRFVERAADVLMLLPAVLGILLVTLSWPDGGRLAVVTVSVVLGVPYAVRLVAGAAAPVAASGYVEAAAVGGERLGYLVVREVLPNLRATLLALFGLRFVAAVYLVATAGFLQVGPQPPAADWALMIRENSGGILLNPWGVLAPSIGIGLLAMSVNLAAAALVPATGRKAVPAL, encoded by the coding sequence ATGACCGCCGTAACTCTGAAGTCGGCGCCGCTCGGCGTGCGTTCGCGTCGAGGCACCGTGCTGCGCGTGCTGCCCGCCCTGCTGCTCACCGCGCTCGCGCTCGCTGGGCCGTGGCTTGCGCCCGAGGCGATCGACGCGCCGGTGACCGCGCCGTACGCGGAGCCGGGCGGCGATGCCCCGCTCGGTGGTGACCAGTTGGGGCGCGATGTGCTGAGCCGGGTGCTCGCCGGAGGGCGCGAACTCGTCGTCACCTCGCTGCTTGTGGCGCTGCTCGTCACCGTCACGGCCGCGCTGCTCGGCGCGGTGAGCGCGCTGCGGCCCGCTGTCGGCCGGTTCGTCGAACGCGCCGCCGATGTGCTGATGCTGCTGCCGGCCGTGCTCGGCATCCTGCTGGTCACCCTGTCCTGGCCGGACGGCGGACGACTCGCCGTCGTCACCGTCTCGGTCGTGCTCGGCGTGCCCTACGCCGTCCGGCTGGTCGCGGGCGCCGCCGCGCCGGTGGCCGCCTCTGGGTATGTGGAGGCGGCGGCCGTGGGCGGGGAACGGCTCGGCTACCTCGTCGTACGGGAGGTGCTGCCGAATCTGCGGGCGACGCTGCTCGCGCTGTTCGGGCTGCGGTTCGTGGCCGCCGTATATCTGGTCGCCACCGCCGGTTTCCTGCAGGTCGGGCCCCAACCGCCCGCCGCCGACTGGGCGTTGATGATCCGGGAGAACTCGGGCGGCATCCTGCTCAACCCCTGGGGCGTGCTCGCGCCGAGCATCGGCATCGGGCTGCTCGCCATGAGCGTCAACCTGGCGGCCGCCGCCCTCGTCCCCGCGACCGGCCGGAAGGCGGTACCCGCACTGTGA
- a CDS encoding ABC transporter permease, with product MAGSLIPATRPEPAGDSLKRPRPVPAVARAALRLAGVLARRALLLAVLLAFVFAAVELLPGDAANATSERGESAADIAERRQLLGLDRPVLERFWEWMTGLPTGDLGTSARGESVADLLSRPFPNTLLLGGLALLLTLVASVALGCWAAAKPGGMVDRSVSASATGVLALPEFVVAVALVLVFALWTDWLPAVTLTDADGSPASWEMLVLPVLALAIPQIGWNTRIVRAALDDEVKAPHIETAVLDGLPRHRIFTHHLLPGALPTIAAGLATSTGMLLGGAVVVETIFNYPGIGAVLAGAVADRDSPLIAGVVAVTGVVITGVLLLADLVRAWASGGRT from the coding sequence ATGGCTGGCTCGCTGATTCCGGCGACACGGCCCGAACCGGCCGGGGACTCTTTGAAGCGTCCCCGGCCGGTTCCGGCGGTTGCGCGGGCCGCGCTCCGGCTCGCCGGGGTGCTCGCGCGGCGGGCGCTGTTGCTGGCGGTGCTGCTGGCGTTCGTGTTCGCCGCGGTCGAGTTGCTGCCCGGTGACGCGGCCAACGCCACCTCCGAACGCGGGGAGAGCGCGGCCGACATCGCCGAGCGGCGGCAGCTGCTGGGCCTGGACCGGCCGGTGCTGGAGCGGTTCTGGGAGTGGATGACCGGGCTGCCGACCGGGGACCTCGGTACGTCCGCCCGCGGCGAGTCCGTCGCCGACCTGCTCTCCCGACCGTTCCCCAACACGCTGCTGCTCGGCGGTCTTGCGCTGCTGCTCACCCTGGTGGCCTCCGTCGCGCTCGGCTGCTGGGCCGCCGCCAAGCCCGGGGGGATGGTGGACCGTTCGGTGTCGGCGAGTGCCACCGGAGTGCTCGCGCTGCCCGAGTTCGTGGTCGCGGTGGCGCTGGTGCTGGTCTTCGCCCTGTGGACGGACTGGCTGCCCGCCGTCACCCTCACCGACGCCGACGGCTCCCCCGCCTCCTGGGAAATGCTCGTCCTGCCCGTGCTCGCCCTCGCCATCCCGCAGATCGGCTGGAACACCCGGATCGTGCGGGCGGCGCTCGACGACGAGGTCAAGGCGCCGCACATCGAGACCGCGGTGCTGGACGGGCTGCCCCGGCACCGGATCTTCACCCACCATCTGCTGCCCGGGGCGCTGCCGACGATCGCGGCGGGGCTCGCCACCTCGACCGGGATGCTGCTGGGGGGTGCCGTCGTGGTGGAGACCATCTTCAACTATCCGGGTATCGGCGCCGTGTTGGCGGGCGCCGTGGCTGATCGGGACAGTCCGCTCATCGCGGGGGTGGTGGCGGTGACGGGTGTGGTGATCACGGGGGTGCTGCTGCTTGCGGACCTTGTACGGGCGTGGGCTTCGGGAGGCCGGACATGA
- a CDS encoding ABC transporter substrate-binding protein — MNLNRRQVLWAGGGIAASALLAACGGDDETSSNSPAKGSEKPRRGGTLRVGALGRASAITRDPHGSQANESDYLIISLVYDTLTVPGTKPNTEPRLAASWQPSADLKTWKFTLAKGAKFHDGSPVTAEDVVWSLKRLRNTPAGASRLPGIKPENIKAEGDDTVVLVSDYANAELPLLTRLTTFVLKKDTSDKELDKAPGTGPFKLDWFRSGNARLVRNEDWYGGEVLLDAIEVKIFESPQAMANALLAGQIDVASNVGAVAARTAEKREDIQIVRRPNDMAMPIVMRTADGPFADAKVREALRLAVDREAMVKQVLSGYGTVANDILGTGDPAFAKDIPQRTRDLAKAKSLLAEAKFDVSKTYELLTTEDIPGLAEAATLFASQVREAGVKVKVVKQESATFWEKTWLKGDLYTTYWGTNDSVVFFASKTMVSDSGQNEAGWKNTEFDDTYRKAMATKDAAARAKVLGELQQIEYDESGYLLWGMADGIDLAGAAVRDLPVLPGYGRVQLESAWLAR; from the coding sequence GTGAACCTGAACAGGCGCCAAGTGCTGTGGGCCGGTGGCGGAATAGCGGCGTCCGCGCTGCTCGCCGCATGCGGCGGCGACGACGAGACCTCGTCCAACTCCCCCGCCAAGGGCTCCGAGAAGCCCCGGCGCGGCGGCACCCTGCGGGTCGGCGCCCTGGGCCGCGCCTCGGCCATCACCCGCGACCCGCACGGCTCGCAGGCCAACGAGAGCGACTACCTGATCATCTCGCTCGTGTACGACACGCTCACGGTGCCGGGCACCAAGCCCAACACCGAGCCGCGGCTCGCGGCGAGCTGGCAGCCCTCGGCCGACCTCAAGACCTGGAAGTTCACACTCGCCAAGGGTGCGAAGTTCCACGACGGCTCCCCGGTCACCGCCGAGGATGTCGTCTGGTCGCTGAAGCGGCTGCGCAACACCCCGGCCGGCGCCTCCCGCCTGCCCGGCATCAAGCCCGAGAACATCAAGGCCGAGGGCGACGACACCGTCGTACTCGTGTCGGACTACGCCAATGCCGAACTGCCGCTGCTGACCCGTCTGACGACCTTCGTGTTGAAGAAGGACACCTCGGACAAGGAGCTGGACAAGGCGCCCGGCACCGGCCCGTTCAAGCTGGACTGGTTCCGCTCCGGCAACGCGCGCCTGGTGCGCAACGAGGACTGGTACGGCGGGGAGGTCCTCCTCGACGCGATCGAGGTGAAGATCTTCGAGAGCCCGCAGGCGATGGCCAACGCGCTCCTCGCCGGGCAGATCGACGTCGCCTCCAACGTCGGCGCGGTGGCGGCCCGTACGGCCGAGAAGCGCGAGGACATCCAGATCGTCCGGCGCCCCAACGACATGGCGATGCCGATCGTGATGCGCACCGCCGACGGTCCGTTCGCGGACGCGAAGGTGCGTGAGGCGCTGCGGCTGGCCGTGGACCGCGAGGCGATGGTCAAGCAGGTGCTGTCCGGCTACGGCACCGTCGCCAACGACATCCTCGGCACCGGCGACCCCGCCTTCGCCAAGGACATCCCGCAGCGCACCCGCGATCTCGCCAAGGCCAAGTCACTGCTCGCCGAGGCCAAGTTCGATGTGTCGAAGACGTACGAGCTGCTGACCACCGAGGACATCCCGGGCCTCGCCGAGGCGGCCACCCTGTTCGCCTCCCAGGTCCGCGAGGCCGGGGTCAAGGTGAAGGTCGTCAAGCAGGAGTCGGCGACCTTCTGGGAGAAGACCTGGCTCAAGGGCGACCTGTACACCACGTACTGGGGCACCAACGACTCCGTGGTGTTCTTCGCCAGCAAGACGATGGTGTCCGACTCCGGCCAGAACGAGGCCGGCTGGAAGAACACCGAGTTCGACGACACGTACCGCAAGGCCATGGCGACCAAGGACGCGGCGGCGCGCGCGAAGGTGCTGGGCGAGCTCCAGCAGATCGAGTACGACGAGTCCGGCTACCTGCTGTGGGGCATGGCCGACGGTATCGACCTCGCCGGTGCCGCCGTGCGCGACCTGCCCGTGCTGCCCGGTTACGGACGCGTCCAGCTTGAGAGCGCATGGCTGGCTCGCTGA
- a CDS encoding TauD/TfdA family dioxygenase, which yields MPMGAAPLRQLAAHAVDELTDAARKILADHGGSADRPELLKDVAQAAKNLDETIHHACRPVDTDAGLFVLRGLPVDDTEIGPTPASWATAGDSAAEWDVRLLLLATLMGRPIAWEGQQDGRFVHNIVPSPGHEQAQTGASSTVLLSPHTEDAFHPGRAHLLMLGCLRNHDAVATTAASIRQVRLDPADLALLSRPVLPILPDDAYAEAQGYSGPPPRIPALWESADGPTLRYDPAYTPLDEAPADYRAAYDRLTAELERVSVAVSLDPGDVLVVDNDLVVHGRVPFKARYDGTDRWLKRASVRVPGRRSRPPAEADEHGYGQAALVADV from the coding sequence ATGCCCATGGGAGCCGCACCCCTGCGGCAGCTCGCCGCGCACGCCGTGGACGAGCTGACCGACGCCGCCCGGAAAATCCTTGCCGACCACGGTGGTTCGGCCGATCGGCCCGAACTCCTCAAAGACGTGGCCCAGGCCGCGAAGAATCTTGACGAAACGATTCACCACGCCTGTCGCCCCGTAGACACCGACGCCGGACTCTTCGTCCTTCGCGGACTTCCCGTCGACGACACCGAGATCGGCCCCACGCCCGCCAGTTGGGCCACCGCGGGCGACAGCGCCGCCGAATGGGACGTACGACTGCTGCTCCTCGCCACCCTGATGGGCCGGCCGATCGCCTGGGAGGGCCAGCAGGACGGCCGGTTCGTCCACAACATCGTGCCCTCGCCCGGCCATGAGCAGGCGCAGACCGGCGCCAGCAGCACGGTCCTGCTCAGCCCGCACACCGAGGACGCCTTCCACCCCGGCCGCGCCCATCTGCTGATGCTCGGCTGTCTGCGCAACCACGACGCCGTCGCCACCACCGCCGCGAGCATCCGCCAAGTCCGCCTGGACCCGGCCGATCTCGCACTGCTCTCGCGCCCGGTGCTCCCGATCCTCCCGGACGACGCCTACGCCGAGGCCCAGGGCTATTCCGGCCCGCCGCCGAGGATCCCCGCTCTGTGGGAGTCCGCCGACGGCCCCACCCTGCGCTACGACCCCGCCTACACCCCCCTCGACGAGGCGCCCGCCGACTACCGCGCCGCCTATGACCGCCTGACCGCCGAACTGGAGCGCGTCTCCGTCGCCGTCAGCCTGGACCCCGGTGACGTGCTGGTCGTCGACAACGACCTGGTCGTCCACGGCCGGGTCCCGTTCAAGGCCCGCTACGACGGCACCGACCGCTGGCTCAAGCGCGCCTCGGTCCGCGTCCCCGGCCGCCGCAGCCGCCCGCCGGCCGAGGCGGACGAGCACGGCTACGGGCAGGCCGCCCTCGTGGCCGACGTCTGA